One window from the genome of Lasioglossum baleicum chromosome 9, iyLasBale1, whole genome shotgun sequence encodes:
- the LOC143212315 gene encoding uncharacterized protein LOC143212315, with product MSSNLTIRKRIDSTSFTKMIDTDKNREDRRRFSKVLSLVNSVSVCLLNVLDILLLIIIMPYIFWQCASANDRVKIVFRAIMEVTLELLMWVIFAGVSILMTTTFLLEETYLIAGRNNTEKVQHQVNTRNDSGDNCRASDSCDYSSEPEEPSSVSD from the exons ATGTCTTCAAACCTAACCATCAGGAAGCGAATAGACAGTACTAGTTTCACAAAAATGATCGACACGGATAAGAATCGCGAAGACAGACGCAG ATTCAGTAAAGTATTGTCGCTGGTGAACTCGGTATCGGTGTGTCTGCTGAACGTGTTGGACATATTACTTCTGATCATCATCATGCCGTACATATTCTGGCAATGCGCCTCCGCGAACGACCGCGTCAAAATCGTCTTCCGCGCCATCATGGAA GTCACGTTGGAATTGCTGATGTGGGTGATCTTCGCCGGCGTGTCCATATTGATGACCACCACGTTCTTACTCGAGGAAACCTATCTAATAGCAGGGAGAAACAACACCGAGAAAGTGCAACACCAAGTCAACACGCGAAACGACAGCGGGGATAACTGCAGGGCTTCGGACTCGTGCGATTATTCCAGCGAACCGGAAGAACCGTCGTCGGTCTCCGATTAG
- the LOC143212310 gene encoding uncharacterized protein LOC143212310 isoform X1 — MYPIPVCQKMTKRLVAVFLLLLSVAEGRHFWRQWGPPPGHSHFHPGQTFESPGQVCPPGHVQSCSPPAQSQFPPVQPPPPHGFAPGNHQPSPNWNQQQTQFQQNGNLNSAEVGKAEWVCRNPATGDMMVIVGINGGGPPSETGQNPRHVPDTNGNDHRRGNPNDGNLNNGEHTTPQSTNSANEPSLPHGGEGLIDVRLGGLDNK, encoded by the exons ATGTATCCAATTCCTGTTTGCCAGAAGATGACGAAGAGACTCGTCGCTGTATTTCTGCTGCTGCTGTCGGTGGCAGAAGGCAGACATTTCTGGAGACAATGGGGGCCGCCTCCAGGACATTCGCATTTCCATCCAGGTCAAACATTCGAATCACCAGGACAAGTATGTCCACCAGGACACGTACAATCGTGTTCACCACCGGCGCAATCACAATTTCCACCTGTCCAACCACCACCACCGCATGGTTTTGCACCAGGCAATCATCAGCCTTCTCCGAATTGGAATCAGCAACAAACACAATTTCAACAAAACGGCAATCTCAACTCAGCCGAAGTCGGCAAGGCTGAATGGGTTTGCCGGAACCCAGCAACGGGAGACATG ATGGTTATCGTTGGCATTAATGGTGGTGGTCCACCATCCGAAACCGGGCAAAATCCGCGCCATGTACCCGATACTAATGGGAATGATCATCGTCGCGGCAATCCCAACGATGGAAATCTCAACAACGGTGAACATACAACTCCTCAGTCGACGAACTCGGCAAACGAACCTTCCCTTCCACATGGGGGTGAAGGTCTCATCGACGTTAGATTAGGGGGGCTGGATAACAAGTAA
- the LOC143212310 gene encoding uncharacterized protein LOC143212310 isoform X2 has product MTKRLVAVFLLLLSVAEGRHFWRQWGPPPGHSHFHPGQTFESPGQVCPPGHVQSCSPPAQSQFPPVQPPPPHGFAPGNHQPSPNWNQQQTQFQQNGNLNSAEVGKAEWVCRNPATGDMMVIVGINGGGPPSETGQNPRHVPDTNGNDHRRGNPNDGNLNNGEHTTPQSTNSANEPSLPHGGEGLIDVRLGGLDNK; this is encoded by the exons ATGACGAAGAGACTCGTCGCTGTATTTCTGCTGCTGCTGTCGGTGGCAGAAGGCAGACATTTCTGGAGACAATGGGGGCCGCCTCCAGGACATTCGCATTTCCATCCAGGTCAAACATTCGAATCACCAGGACAAGTATGTCCACCAGGACACGTACAATCGTGTTCACCACCGGCGCAATCACAATTTCCACCTGTCCAACCACCACCACCGCATGGTTTTGCACCAGGCAATCATCAGCCTTCTCCGAATTGGAATCAGCAACAAACACAATTTCAACAAAACGGCAATCTCAACTCAGCCGAAGTCGGCAAGGCTGAATGGGTTTGCCGGAACCCAGCAACGGGAGACATG ATGGTTATCGTTGGCATTAATGGTGGTGGTCCACCATCCGAAACCGGGCAAAATCCGCGCCATGTACCCGATACTAATGGGAATGATCATCGTCGCGGCAATCCCAACGATGGAAATCTCAACAACGGTGAACATACAACTCCTCAGTCGACGAACTCGGCAAACGAACCTTCCCTTCCACATGGGGGTGAAGGTCTCATCGACGTTAGATTAGGGGGGCTGGATAACAAGTAA
- the LOC143212302 gene encoding uncharacterized protein LOC143212302 isoform X1 encodes MCENFVINAQAIRENTCNIGKKLQLATETILGTFDATERDFQHRSLVVPANRTNKSCKTFTRETTMTKGTTNGLFVEAECIDSSDSDVDNNYYNYVEEWELPSVKSPKSAPLLASIEFCDTATTISDAATTSDGDRAIPCAVVDIDIIEENNNDPNNNLEQENRMTMVPDRMRRAAEVECESIVELPGCSKDFVEKESRYYDKKLWEEVLKIHDLIPQFARKQIFAALRKNRCAENRVLLTLWDLLPSKRPTMASHQFSRHEKTIGKCKSVCSKYSTNHHHADTTFENNKAVLIEKKKRDNAAIVTRDIAVSPVQDEDEDIILSNDDSLKSFKNTGAKPKKKSTESDTVPRRIQNGILQPAKLIFKLKNTFEPSSTNNYKQLNKYMEYLEYMKNVKNKKNNVDHRNINFPVRNIIRQFFLHSKFKHSNANVSQFIKKNNKSRAANIADTNSNNDKSAKDEKEVCAPFKCDNEDSQYSKNDDTSANESSENLDSSFENDAVTVAACKNSNDVSSRGTSNQLPMDTVDAPPSDRRTDNIETPIPSNRVPTAESSATLSTEQCPNRYKTSIYTANNNPSNSNVPNDNGNGSTPIRQASGGEKRKESIRENNKHVLPANVEPIYNKLLSIFQNIDQDYIKNLCFQYYEEHDDDGTDQMTEDLIDYMLENNEKCPVSIKKDHKRVCKENMNQQVANLFSIFPGADEEYLRKRVQHMNGDQNAITDFIQTQCNNPTYITKEEASRRMKITKLQKQYFQNFNAEMFLELFPDPFQHFENVNRRCNYNDEALNFLKLSFNGLQESTLKEHYKIHKYNLSLTAEALDKLSVRNRPAPVELHNIHDILLLQECAFILHKVQIRNCMNRIEDEEKKEYEALKKDEFFECENCFEVECLPSKCFTCNDGHIFCQTCIKTAVKVEMGKGKAHVKCFLLDCDEEFSSSTLQKALPPTQFSILLGKRQETEVMAAGLDGLVSCPFCPFASIPPPEDKVFKCMNTDCMKESCRLCKKLNHVPLQCEEIMKKSKARLLLEEKMTEALVRKCYSCRKPYFKETGCNLITCSCGAKMCYVCETPVTGYEHFDRLPLRCRLHSDNHAFNAGTINAVANETLKHIAERGIEIDGSSLLLQNAQTANVLPEVSQRVSKVAKFVL; translated from the exons ATGTGTGAGAATTTTGTTATCAATGCTCAAGCAATAAGAGAAAACACTTGTAATATTGGGAAAAAGCTTCAATTGGCAACGGAAacgattcttggaacatttgATGCCACGGAACGTGACTTCCAACATCGTAGCTTGGTTGTACCTGCTAATAGAACAAACAAAAGCTGTAAAACATTTACACGTGAAACAACtatgacgaaaggaacaacaaaCGGGCTATTCGTAGAGGCAGAATGTATAGATTCTAGCGATTCCGACGTGgacaataattattataattatgtaGAGGAATGGGAATTACCTTCCGTTAAATCTCCAAAATCTGCACCTTTACTCGCTAGCATAGAATTTTGCGATACCGCAACAACTATAAGCGATGCTGCGACTACGAGCGATGGTGATCGCGCTATACCGTGCGCAGTAGTggatatagatataatagaagaaaataataatgatcCGAATAATAATTTAGAGCAAGAGAACCGAATGACGATGGTCCCGGATCGAATGCGAAGAGCAGCAGAGGTGGAATGTGAAAGCATAGTAGAATTGCCAGGCTGCAGCAAAGATTTTGTAGAAAAGGAATCTCGGTATTACGATAAAAAATTGTGGGAAGAGGTGTTAAAGATCCATGACCTCATACCTCAATTCGcgcggaaacaaatttttgcagCTTTGCGCAAAAATCGCTGTGCGGAAAATCGTGTTTTACTTACTCTTTGGGATTTATTACCAAGTAAGAGACCGACGATGGCATCGCATCAGTTTTCACGTCATGAGAAAAccattggaaaatgtaaatcagTTTGTTCAAAATACTCAACTAATCACCACCATGCCGATACTACTTTTGAAAATAACAAAGCGGTATTAATCGAAAAGAAAAAACGAGATAACGCGGCAATAGTAACGCGAGACATTGCGGTTTCTCCTGTGCAAGACGAAGACGAAGATATTATACTATCGAACGACGACAGCttgaaaagttttaaaaacACAGGAGCTAAACCGAAAAAGAAATCAACGGAAAGCGATACAGTTCCACGACGAATTCAAAATGGAATATTACAACctgcaaaattaatattcaaattaaaaAACACATTTGAACCAAGTTCAACGAATAATTACAAACAGCTGAACAAGTACATGGAATATTTGGAGTATATGAAAAACGTAAAGAACAAGAAAAACAACGTAGATCATAGAAATATCAACTTTCCGGTACGGAATATTATAagacaattttttttacattcaAAGTTCAAACATTCCAACGCGAACGTTTCACAATTTATCAAGAAAAACAACAAGTCGAGAGCAGCGAATATCGCCGATACAAATAGCAACAACGATAAATCAGCTAAAGACGAGAAGGAAGTGTGCGCTCCATTTAAATGTGACAACGAAGACTCGCAATATTCAAAAAATGACGACACGTCCGCCAACGAATCATCGGAAAATTTAGATTCATCGTTTGAAAATGACGCGGTAACCGTTGCAGCTTGCAAAAATTCAAACGACGTCTCATCTCGTGGTACGTCGAATCAGTTGCCAATGGACACGGTAGATGCTCCTCCGAGTGATCGTCGTACCGATAATATAGAAACACCAATTCCATCGAACAGAGTACCGACGGCAGAAAGTTCAGCTACATTATCGACAGAGCAGTGTCCGAATCGGTATAAAACATCTATTTATACCGCAAATAATAATCCGAGTAATTCAAATGTACCTAATGATAACGGTAACGGTTCAACTCCGATACGACAAGCATCCGGAGGCGAGAAAAGAAAGGAGTCTATTCGCGAAAATAATAAACATGTTCTACCCGCAAACGTGGAACCGATATATAACAAATTACTATCGATATTTCAAAATATTGATCAGGATTACATTAAAAACTTGTGTTTCCAATATTACGAGGAGCACGACGACGACGGTACGGATCAAATGACGGAAGACTTGATAGACTATATGctcgaaaataatgaaaaatgtcCGGTATCGATTAAAAAGGACCACAAACGCGTTTGCAAAGAGAACATGAACCAACAGGTTGCTAATTTGTTCAGCATATTTCCCGGAGCAGACGAAGAATACCTGCGGAAACGCGTGCAACACATGAATGGCGATCAAAATGCCATAactgactttatacaaactcaATGTAACAATCCGACGTATATCACAAAGGAGGAGGCTTCGCGGAGaatgaaaattacaaaacttcagaagcaatattttcagaattttaacGCGGAAATGTTTCTAGAGCTATTTCCAGATCCATTTCAGCATTTCGAAAATGTAAATAGACGGTGCAATTACAACGACGAAGCCCTTAATTTCTTGAAATTAAGCTTCAACGGACTCCAA GAGTCTACTTTGAAGGAACATTACAAAATTCACAAATATAATTTAAGTTTAACCGCGGAAGCATTGGACAAACTCTCCGTACGAAATCGACCTGCTCCCGTGGAACTCCATAATATACACGATATACTTTTATTACAAGAATGTGCATTTATATTACATAAAGTACAAATTAGAAACTGTATGAATAGGATAGAGGATGAGGAGAAAAAAGAATACGAGGCGCTAAAG AAAGATGAATTTTTCGAATGCGAGAATTGCTTCGAAGTCGAATGCTTGCCATCGAAATGCTTCACGTGTAACGATGGACACATATTTTGTCAAACGTGTATCAAAACGGCCGTTAAAGTCGAGATGGGAAAAGGAAAAGCCCACGTAAAATGTTTCTTGTTGGACTGCGACGAGGAATTTAGCTCTTCCACTCTACAAAAAGCGTTACCACCAACACAGTTTAGTATCCTTCTTGGTAAAAGACAAGAGACAGAGGTGATGGCTGCTGGATTGGATGGTTTGGTCTCTTGTCCATTTTGTCCATTCGCATCCATACCACCACCCGAAGACAAAGTCTTTAAATGTATGAATACCGATTGTATGAAAGAGTCGTGTAG GTTGTGTAAAAAGTTAAATCACGTGCCGTTACAGTGCGAAGAAATAATGAAGAAAAGCAAAGCACGTTTGCTATTGGAAGAAAAAATGACGGAAGCACTCGTACGTAAATGTTATAGTTGCAGAAAACCTTATTTCAAGGAGACTGGTTGCAACCTGATCACTTGTTCGTGCGGAGCGAAGATGTGCTACGTTTGCGAGACACCCGTAACGGGATACGAACATTTCGACAGACTACCGTTGAG gtgcCGCTTACACAGCGATAATCATGCATTTAACGCGGGTACGATAAATGCAGTCGCTAATGAAACTTTAAAACACATCGCGGAGAGAGGTATAGAAATAGACGGATCCTCTCTTTTGTTGCAAAATGCACAGACTGCCAATGTTCTTCCTGAAGTTTCG CAACGAGTATCGAAAGTAGCAAAGTTCGTCTTGTAA
- the LOC143212302 gene encoding uncharacterized protein LOC143212302 isoform X2 yields MCENFVINAQAIRENTCNIGKKLQLATETILGTFDATERDFQHRSLVVPANRTNKSCKTFTRETTMTKGTTNGLFVEAECIDSSDSDVDNNYYNYVEEWELPSVKSPKSAPLLASIEFCDTATTISDAATTSDGDRAIPCAVVDIDIIEENNNDPNNNLEQENRMTMVPDRMRRAAEVECESIVELPGCSKDFVEKESRYYDKKLWEEVLKIHDLIPQFARKQIFAALRKNRCAENRVLLTLWDLLPSKRPTMASHQFSRHEKTIGKCKSVCSKYSTNHHHADTTFENNKAVLIEKKKRDNAAIVTRDIAVSPVQDEDEDIILSNDDSLKSFKNTGAKPKKKSTESDTVPRRIQNGILQPAKLIFKLKNTFEPSSTNNYKQLNKYMEYLEYMKNVKNKKNNVDHRNINFPVRNIIRQFFLHSKFKHSNANVSQFIKKNNKSRAANIADTNSNNDKSAKDEKEVCAPFKCDNEDSQYSKNDDTSANESSENLDSSFENDAVTVAACKNSNDVSSRGTSNQLPMDTVDAPPSDRRTDNIETPIPSNRVPTAESSATLSTEQCPNRYKTSIYTANNNPSNSNVPNDNGNGSTPIRQASGGEKRKESIRENNKHVLPANVEPIYNKLLSIFQNIDQDYIKNLCFQYYEEHDDDGTDQMTEDLIDYMLENNEKCPVSIKKDHKRVCKENMNQQVANLFSIFPGADEEYLRKRVQHMNGDQNAITDFIQTQCNNPTYITKEEASRRMKITKLQKQYFQNFNAEMFLELFPDPFQHFENVNRRCNYNDEALNFLKLSFNGLQESTLKEHYKIHKYNLSLTAEALDKLSVRNRPAPVELHNIHDILLLQECAFILHKVQIRNCMNRIEDEEKKEYEALKKDEFFECENCFEVECLPSKCFTCNDGHIFCQTCIKTAVKVEMGKGKAHVKCFLLDCDEEFSSSTLQKALPPTQFSILLGKRQETEVMAAGLDGLVSCPFCPFASIPPPEDKVFKCMNTDCMKESCSAKK; encoded by the exons ATGTGTGAGAATTTTGTTATCAATGCTCAAGCAATAAGAGAAAACACTTGTAATATTGGGAAAAAGCTTCAATTGGCAACGGAAacgattcttggaacatttgATGCCACGGAACGTGACTTCCAACATCGTAGCTTGGTTGTACCTGCTAATAGAACAAACAAAAGCTGTAAAACATTTACACGTGAAACAACtatgacgaaaggaacaacaaaCGGGCTATTCGTAGAGGCAGAATGTATAGATTCTAGCGATTCCGACGTGgacaataattattataattatgtaGAGGAATGGGAATTACCTTCCGTTAAATCTCCAAAATCTGCACCTTTACTCGCTAGCATAGAATTTTGCGATACCGCAACAACTATAAGCGATGCTGCGACTACGAGCGATGGTGATCGCGCTATACCGTGCGCAGTAGTggatatagatataatagaagaaaataataatgatcCGAATAATAATTTAGAGCAAGAGAACCGAATGACGATGGTCCCGGATCGAATGCGAAGAGCAGCAGAGGTGGAATGTGAAAGCATAGTAGAATTGCCAGGCTGCAGCAAAGATTTTGTAGAAAAGGAATCTCGGTATTACGATAAAAAATTGTGGGAAGAGGTGTTAAAGATCCATGACCTCATACCTCAATTCGcgcggaaacaaatttttgcagCTTTGCGCAAAAATCGCTGTGCGGAAAATCGTGTTTTACTTACTCTTTGGGATTTATTACCAAGTAAGAGACCGACGATGGCATCGCATCAGTTTTCACGTCATGAGAAAAccattggaaaatgtaaatcagTTTGTTCAAAATACTCAACTAATCACCACCATGCCGATACTACTTTTGAAAATAACAAAGCGGTATTAATCGAAAAGAAAAAACGAGATAACGCGGCAATAGTAACGCGAGACATTGCGGTTTCTCCTGTGCAAGACGAAGACGAAGATATTATACTATCGAACGACGACAGCttgaaaagttttaaaaacACAGGAGCTAAACCGAAAAAGAAATCAACGGAAAGCGATACAGTTCCACGACGAATTCAAAATGGAATATTACAACctgcaaaattaatattcaaattaaaaAACACATTTGAACCAAGTTCAACGAATAATTACAAACAGCTGAACAAGTACATGGAATATTTGGAGTATATGAAAAACGTAAAGAACAAGAAAAACAACGTAGATCATAGAAATATCAACTTTCCGGTACGGAATATTATAagacaattttttttacattcaAAGTTCAAACATTCCAACGCGAACGTTTCACAATTTATCAAGAAAAACAACAAGTCGAGAGCAGCGAATATCGCCGATACAAATAGCAACAACGATAAATCAGCTAAAGACGAGAAGGAAGTGTGCGCTCCATTTAAATGTGACAACGAAGACTCGCAATATTCAAAAAATGACGACACGTCCGCCAACGAATCATCGGAAAATTTAGATTCATCGTTTGAAAATGACGCGGTAACCGTTGCAGCTTGCAAAAATTCAAACGACGTCTCATCTCGTGGTACGTCGAATCAGTTGCCAATGGACACGGTAGATGCTCCTCCGAGTGATCGTCGTACCGATAATATAGAAACACCAATTCCATCGAACAGAGTACCGACGGCAGAAAGTTCAGCTACATTATCGACAGAGCAGTGTCCGAATCGGTATAAAACATCTATTTATACCGCAAATAATAATCCGAGTAATTCAAATGTACCTAATGATAACGGTAACGGTTCAACTCCGATACGACAAGCATCCGGAGGCGAGAAAAGAAAGGAGTCTATTCGCGAAAATAATAAACATGTTCTACCCGCAAACGTGGAACCGATATATAACAAATTACTATCGATATTTCAAAATATTGATCAGGATTACATTAAAAACTTGTGTTTCCAATATTACGAGGAGCACGACGACGACGGTACGGATCAAATGACGGAAGACTTGATAGACTATATGctcgaaaataatgaaaaatgtcCGGTATCGATTAAAAAGGACCACAAACGCGTTTGCAAAGAGAACATGAACCAACAGGTTGCTAATTTGTTCAGCATATTTCCCGGAGCAGACGAAGAATACCTGCGGAAACGCGTGCAACACATGAATGGCGATCAAAATGCCATAactgactttatacaaactcaATGTAACAATCCGACGTATATCACAAAGGAGGAGGCTTCGCGGAGaatgaaaattacaaaacttcagaagcaatattttcagaattttaacGCGGAAATGTTTCTAGAGCTATTTCCAGATCCATTTCAGCATTTCGAAAATGTAAATAGACGGTGCAATTACAACGACGAAGCCCTTAATTTCTTGAAATTAAGCTTCAACGGACTCCAA GAGTCTACTTTGAAGGAACATTACAAAATTCACAAATATAATTTAAGTTTAACCGCGGAAGCATTGGACAAACTCTCCGTACGAAATCGACCTGCTCCCGTGGAACTCCATAATATACACGATATACTTTTATTACAAGAATGTGCATTTATATTACATAAAGTACAAATTAGAAACTGTATGAATAGGATAGAGGATGAGGAGAAAAAAGAATACGAGGCGCTAAAG AAAGATGAATTTTTCGAATGCGAGAATTGCTTCGAAGTCGAATGCTTGCCATCGAAATGCTTCACGTGTAACGATGGACACATATTTTGTCAAACGTGTATCAAAACGGCCGTTAAAGTCGAGATGGGAAAAGGAAAAGCCCACGTAAAATGTTTCTTGTTGGACTGCGACGAGGAATTTAGCTCTTCCACTCTACAAAAAGCGTTACCACCAACACAGTTTAGTATCCTTCTTGGTAAAAGACAAGAGACAGAGGTGATGGCTGCTGGATTGGATGGTTTGGTCTCTTGTCCATTTTGTCCATTCGCATCCATACCACCACCCGAAGACAAAGTCTTTAAATGTATGAATACCGATTGTATGAAAGAGTCGTGTAG TGCGAAGAAATAA
- the Man1 gene encoding LEM domain-containing inner nuclear membrane protein MAN1: MSVDTLSDAELRSKLMEYGYPVGPVTQTTRKILAKKLKSLIEARGSGSRYSLAARYSSEDTDDDSSSTSTKKKKATANARRQTLANPMPPPLSVLPSSDTSISKSSVKEKIAHPAEFKDPVAPDYDSSSSFTTRMVTKTTQKKYVKTNKTSSSVTDGLETGSDSDVVEEVNRRYSPSKYVSSVGKSHDSRSYEHNTSEHEPVTKLYDSKSRSIHTVKDNKYSEPLFDSNISPIHSQKEDISTKDSSSDQRDLLANYETPFLSEFTRRLSSRTSMGNLASTSLSSLKSPTLRHTSNLSEPKEKDSNGHFSSTRSLYSTTSPRHATTLLDRPRETMGRTTFKPSATGREDTRNNQNMVSVILVVVLALFFGILAVIYMGLGGGKSETFPSLSTDSNIPLCFDGADYESPGVNCVMKENIDSVLQLLKRLEPILTKKAVSMICDNSSETPYLTDSEILQMFTSSKVKSLEVKEDLQNAQLLVIKNPKWGISLIDINDDNDGVPGEVLDSLDKLFSTRLNGKVGMVITNPELPMQCLVKNKLFTIFSSLLIVSLGLLAAIGLQKLFVWYIKYKKSTEREVFKLVSEIINMVEMHHQNAAVASSPGGGTQESFLAISHVRDNLIPPKDRKKMASLWERAVKFLDENESRIRREVQQVAGEEFHVWRWLPNNSCLNKSNAQNSFVLNKKSKVWQGQAFETMEGSVNSLTCSPTPCLKIRHMFDADVESEDDDCWETKVQDAILEKCGEGVKILHIRVDRGSREGCVYMKCLSQEDAGKAYRALHGCWFDGHLVTVKYLRLERYYERFPDARHCTIPLKPSNNQRLSMQADY; the protein is encoded by the exons ATGTCGGTGGACACACTGAGCGATGCGGAGCTACGCAGCAAGCTGATGGAATACGGATACCCGGTGGGCCCAGTGACACAAACCACCAGAAAAATCCTtgcgaaaaaattgaaaagtctAATCGAAGCACGGGGTTCGGGTTCGCGGTATTCGTTAGCTGCCAG ATACAGTAGCGAGGATACGGACGATGACTCGAGTTCAAcatcgacaaaaaaaaaaaaggcaaCAGCTAATGCTCGACGACAAACTCTGGCAAATCCGATGCCTCCGCCGCTGTCGGTTCTACCGTCTTCGGATACAAGCATATCAAAAAGTTCAGTTAAAGAGAAGATAGCACACCCTGCTGAGTTTAAGGATCCCGTAGCACCCGATTACGATAGTTCGTCGTCCTTCACGACTCGTATGGTAACGAaaaccacacagaaaaaatatGTCAAGACTAACAAAACGTCGTCGAGCGTTACCGATGGCTTAGAGACAGGCTCGGACTCGGATGTTGTGGAGGAAGTAAATAGAAGATATTCTCCGTCTAAATATGTATCCAGTGTTGGTAAATCCCATGACTCTAGATCGTACGAGCACAACACATCCGAACACGAGCCAGTTACAAAATTATACGATTCGAAATCCAGATCTATACATACcgtaaaagacaataaatacaGCGAACCGCTTTTCGATTCGAACATCTCTCCGATACATTCTCAAAAGGAAGATATTTCTACGAAAGACAGTAGTTCGGATCAAAGAGATCTTTTGGCAAATTATGAAACACCATTTTTATCCGAATTTACTAGAAGACTCAGTTCGCGTACATCTATGGGCAATCTGGCATCTACCTCTTTGTCCAGTTTAAAGA GTCCAACTTTACGCCATACATCTAATTTATCGGAGCCGAAAGAGAAAGATTCGAATGGTCACTTTTCTTCTACAAGATCGCTGTACTCGACAACGAGTCCGAG GCATGCGACAACGTTGTTAGATAGACCCCGAGAAACAATGGGTAGAACAACGTTTAAGCCATCGGCCACAGGCAGAGAAGACACGCGCAACAATCAAAACATGGTGTCTGTAATCCTGGTTGTGGTACTGGCCTTATTTTTTGGAATACTTGCAGTTATATACATGGGACTCGGTGGTGGGAaatcagaaacatttccctCGCTTTCAACGG atAGCAACATACCGTTATGCTTTGATGGAGCTGACTATGAATCGCCTGGAGTTAATTGTGTAATGAAAGAAAATATAGATTCTGTGCTACAGTTATTAAAGCGACTTGAACCGATTTTAACGAAAAAGGCAGTGTCCATGATATGCGACAATTCCAGCGAAACTCCTTATCTGACCGATTCCGAAATCCTGCAAATGTTTACGAGCAGTAAAGTG AAAAGTTTGGAGGTGAAAGAGGATTTGCAAAATGCACAGTTGCTCGTCATTAAAAATCCTAAATGGGGTATCTCTTTGATAGACATAAACGATGATAATGACGGAGTTCCCGGTGAAGTTTTGGATTCCTTG GATAAATTATTTTCTACCCGCTTAAATGGGAAAGTTGGAATGGTGATCACGAACCCAGAATTACCGATGCAATGCCTCGTTAAAAATAAGCTCTTCACCATATTCTCCTCTCTTCTGATTGTGTCACTTG GCCTCCTAGCAGCTATAGGATTGCAGAAATTATTCGTGTGGTATATAAAGTACAAGAAAAGTACAGAAAGGGAAGTGTTTAAGCTTGTTAGCGAGATTATTAACATGGTTGAAATGCATCATCAAAATGCTGCTGTAGCATCGTCGCCCGGCGGTGGCACACAAGAAAGTTTTCTTGCTATCAGTCATGTACGTGATAATCTAATACCACCCAAAGATCGTAAAAAGATGGCCAGCCTATGGGAGAGAGCAGTGAAATTTTTGGATGAAAACGAATCCAG AATTCGAAGGGAAGTGCAGCAGGTTGCAGGGGAAGAGTTTCATGTGTGGCGTTGGCTGCCTAATAACAGCTGTCTTAACAAATCGAACGCACAGAACAGTTTCGTTCTGAACAAAAAGTCTAAAGTATGGCAAGGCCAAGCGTTCGAAACAATGGAAGGTTCTGTTAACAGCTTGACGTGTTCGCCAACACCCTGTTTGAAGATCAGACATATGTTCGATGCAGATGT AGAATCCGAGGATGATGACTGCTGGGAAACAAAGGTACAGGACGCTATTCTAGAGAAATGCGGGGAAGGTGTAAAAATACTTCACATCCGTGTAGATCGTGGCAGTCGAGAAGGGTGTGTTTACATGAAGTGTCTGTCGCAAGAAGACGCAGGGAAAGCTTACAGGGCTTTACACGGATGTTGGTTCGACG GTCACTTGGTAACTGTAAAGTACCTGAGATTGGAAAGATACTATGAGAGATTTCCAGACGCGCGTCATTGTACGATACCTTTGAAGCCAAGTAACAATCAACGATTATCTATGCAGGCAGATTACTAG